AGATGGCGTTACGTGTAGCATTCCCGTTGGGCCTAATGTTAATGACCATACCTCTAGGGAGGTAAAAAACTATTCTCTGGGCAGTGAAGAATTTACTGAAACTCAATTTAAGTAACACCAAGGAAACTGTCATAAGAGGAAGAACAACCTTGCCCCATCCTGATGAAATTTTAGATATTAAACGTGTCTTTTATCTGAAGCTTCTTGGAGTGACATTTCAGGTTACTCCTACCAACCGGGATAAACATTTTGATGACTTGATGGAAAGAGCGCTTAAGCGTATAATTTTATAGCAGTTTCGACCTTCATTATCTTTTTTACTCTCTCATTATGTCACGCTTTACTTATACTACATCCGTGTTTGAGGTGTTGCTGCCTATAGTAAGCATTGGAGTCAGATTGATAGGCTACAGATTTGGGAAACATTCAATATGTAGCATCTATCAAACAGATTATCAAAGGTGGAGACTTGTGGCTATGGAGACGTATTGTAGATAATCCCTCGCACTCCCTGCAGGATCTTCTCCCCCCACGTAAAAGCAGAGCTTTACGCAGTAGGTCCAATTCCTAAGTTAATAGACTTCCTCTTCGACTTTTAAATGAATCTTAATTTagtactttgtattttaatacagatttaacttcattttattattattattattattattattattattattattattattattattattattattattattattgttattattattactattcttcttgttattattattattattattattattattattattattattattattattattattataaatttgatATCGGATGAAGGCATCAGTGAGATCGACGGTAAGTGTGGAacgttgtatttgttttgtgTCAGCAGAGTTTGATGTATTCAGAGTAAAGTTAAGGGCCCAGTTGGCTCCAAATTAGTGATATTACTAATGCCATCTATCAACGCCGCACTGATGCTTTGctttaggccccgtccacacgtatccggatatttttaaatactcaactttttctttccagatacgccttccgtccacacgtatccggtgGATTTGCTGGCGAATCcagaactttttgaatacgctctccagagtggatattttttgaTCCGCTTTAAATCTGAAACCATTAGggcccggttgctcgaagcctggttagcgctaaccgttggttataagaggtatcagaacctatagatttccatggtatttaacgccggttagcgctaaccatgctttgagcaaccggcATTATCTGGATACGTGGTAACAGAGCCTTAATTGGTCAACTGTCTATTTTAAGATATTGTTATTGAATTTTAAATTGCTCTCGAGTTTCCCTAATGCATTTAGCTGATTTGTTGGAGAGATATGTACCTTTGAAGTAAGTGATACCTTTCTAGCAACGTTTGGTCCAGCTCAAGATGTTGCGACAGACCCTTTTACGTTTCGGCTGCAATGCTTTGAAATGGCCAGCCAGACCACTTGCGCGTAACTTGTGGCAGTGCTAGTCGTTTAAAAGCACTTTCACGAGTTATTAATAATCCCACGATCGTTCATTCTAATATTGCCTGTATTAAAGTCTTACTCAAACGAGTATGCATATTTTTTAGATAAAAAGGCTTATAAAAGCACGGTTCTTGCAATTTTTTAGGTACCATGGACTTATTTTATTATCATGACAGCGTATTACCTTTCAAAACCGTCGACTCTTGAGCAATGAACAAGTAAGCACCTTTCATGAAAGGAGATTAAATGATCAAATGTCGATGCTTCATGAAGAATACTCTTTTAATCTGATAGTCTTTTTGGTTTGATAATTGACAAAATATATTTGACTATGCCTATTGTGTCAAGTTAAGAGGTTTTGGGTTGTGCGTTGTTGACTTCATTGACTTTGCTTAAATTACAGGATTTAGTTTAATTGAATCTATATTCTAGTATCTGACCTTCAGGACAAGTACTGCAGTCAAGAGAACTTTTTCCAGATGCCTTATTTTTGTGAACAAACGTGCCAATTGGACACCTCTTGCAACTGTCGCTGACAAAAGCCGCAGTGTCTGAGTAGTAACCACCTGTGGAGGATGTAGATAATATCATGGTACTCTTTCATAAAATATAAAGTACTCAACGAGACAGCAAAGCATCATATGAACATACTGCTACTTCTACTACTCTTaacattgatgatgatgatgctgatgataataataataatgataatactcataataataataataataataataataataataataataataataataactgattTCAGCAAAGAAACACGAGGACTATGCCACCACAATCTCCTGGATTCGTGCCAAAGTCTCCTTTGCAATCTTACGCAGCGCACTATTATGTCTACGAGGATCTAGGTCAAGACGGAGAAGGATAAACGATATCCAAGACAGGGACTTAGAAGTAGAAAATGGACTGGCTGGACTGAGTTAATTCTTTTTTGTCAGGTTGTTTctccatattattattactatgacaattgtttttatttactATGTCTTGCAGACActtttttacttgtaaatacatttttattaatactACACGTTTTTAATATAGCTTTTATTGTAATAAGTAGTATATTTATTGTCATTTTATATCTGGAAATAAAGTTTGGCGTtctataaaaaattaaaaaaaaaaataataataataataaattgattaaatataatttattttattatgtatATTCTAGTGTTTTACCCGTATCGGGTTTAGGcgtattatttatttaataataataataataataataataataataataataataataataataataataatatttgagGTTGGAAATGATCCAGGAAAAAACATTGCTGGGGACAGCAAAGATACTAAGGAAAGTACTGTCCCTgtaagaagaaagaaaggagAGACCTGTGACCCGTGGTAACTTGTTGTAACCCGCTtccaaggactataaaccaGGCCGAATATCCTGCCTGAGTCTATAAGGAATGGATATGGAGGTCCGTTCTggtcaaaattaaacaagattTTTTGTCTGCTTATTGATCAATTTGTGTTGGCTGTTTATTTAATCTcgctgtatatatatatatatattgttacaTTTTGTCGCGCCTTGTTTTCGCTACCTTCCGTTAATTTTTGGCACACCCTACAAATTAGTTTATTTACAATGTACGGATTATTTTTGGCACCCTTTCTGAATAATTTTTTCCTACTAtctttgaattatttttggtTACCCTCCACGAATTATTTTTGGTTACTGTCAAATTAATTTTTGGTTCCGTGATGCATTGCGTGCCTGTTACTTGTATGTCTAATGCGCGAACACTGGATCGAGTTCTTCCTGTGCGAACTCGAATTGCACAAATAGCTCGAAATGCAATTCAAGAAATCGACCGAATAGCACAAATAGTCCGCACAAATGAGCCATCCTTCAGCAGTGCTAGAGCTGAACGGTCTTCAAGTTCTACGAGTCCTCAAGTTCCACTACTCAAGTTCCACAATATACGTCCTCAAGTTCCACTAGTGCAGAAGGCAGTGATCACTCAACTGGGCAGTCAAGGACGGTTCTGCCTTCGTTATCCAGAGAGACCGGAACGAACTGATTGAATTAAGAAGAAGGTTCCTTACACTTTCTAATTCAAATGGCGCTGTAGCCCGGGGCGGATTAGTGAGAAGGCATGGCAATGTTGGTCGGCCGAGTAGAGGCTCCCTAATAAGGGACATAATTATTGTGGGAGCACAAGTGGAAAAAACGCCACTGGGACGGCGTGACAAGTTGCTACTGGAGAGAAAAAATCGTGTAATTACAGGCTTCACGATTGAAAAACGCTGGAACGAGACAGTTCTTTATGACAAGATAAAGGCACAGTTCCCTGAAGATTGTAGAAAAATGGATTATGACTTTGTTAGAAATGTCTATGAAACACTTGTGAAACCCACTTTAGCCTCTGGTGTGAAAATTGACGCCAACATCCTGTTAAAGTCTATCGCTTCTTCGGGTGCTGTCTACGTACGTCTTTTCGCAGATGATCTTGATGACCCAAACGATGACTGGGAATTGAGCACAAGTCCTTTTGATATGCCTGCTGGGGGAAGTGGTGTGCTAGAGCATTCTTTGACAGAACTTACCAGCATGGAACCCATTCATGTACCAAGTAATGAAGTCATTGATCGAAGAGATGGAGTAAGTGGTACTGTGGAACATTTTGCGGAAGAAAGCGTTAGTACAGAACCCATGACTGTGCCAGGTAATGAAGTCATTAATCTTAGTGAAAGCGAAGACGACATATCTGACATCGTGGAAGAAATTGTAAAGGCCTTTGAAAACTGTCAAAATCCAACAGAGATCCTTCGGTGTGCTCAGAACAAAATTGTGACCGGGAGACAATTAGACATAACAGATCCAACCAGTGAACTCTCTGGAGACACATTTTATTTTAGTTGATAGAGAGAACTTACTAGACACAGTTTTGGATGAGATCTCAAATTTAGTGAACTTGCGCTTACCTGTTGAGGTCAATTTCACCGGAGAGGCAGCTCGTGACTATGGAGGACCtcgaaaatatttttttcgtctGATGCTGATTGAAATCAAAGAGAATTTCTTTGATGGAGGTCTCCGTATAGATTTGGCAGAAGATTACACAACAGTGGGTGTGGTTATGGGTCTTAGTGTCCTTCAAAATGGTAAAATTCCACACTTTATTCCTGAAGAAGTACTGACTGAAATTGTTCAAGGGCCTTCATTGTCATCATGCATTAAATATCTGCAGAAGGGTTTACAGAAAGTTGGAATTCTCCATCTGATGATGAGGCTACCCATATTTCTGTACTTGTTCAGGCCTTCAGATGGAACTGGTCTCAGTGTCAAGAAACTGATATATGAAGAAGGGTCAAATTCTAGAAAGCATCAGAAAGAAGTGTATAATGCCTTCATCAGGTACATAAGAGAAGTCTCTGCAGAGCGGAGAGTTATGGGATCAGTGAACATCACTCTGGGCCTCATTTTACAATTTGTTTGTGGGACTGATGAAGAACCTGTCCTAGGATTTGCAAAGTCTCCTGGGATCTTATTTGTTCCCATTGATATCGCCTTTTTACCCACAGCAAACACTTGTGTAAATATTCTCAATCTTAGTCCGGTCTGTTAGGTCGAAAATCGTGGCAAATCGCGTAAAAGCACCAAATTAGGTACAGATGTTCCTTTTGACGTAAGAAACGAATTTAGAAGGGGTGCCACGTGATTTGGCTTTCAAGGGGGCATGAGGCTCATAGAAATTACGCAATACTCAAATGCTggcatgaaagcgaggctgtgGCATTTAATGTGTTTATTATGTACCGAGTTTGACGAATGCCGTTGTAAAATGACTAAACTACATTACTCAGactcagttttgtttttgtgtccATAAAAGGTCATTTGCCTTGATCACGTGAcattcccataatgctttgAGTGGACTTATATCAAGGAGTGTTTTTGTTGCGTTTTACACATTTAATTTCTAAGGATTTGTGTTCTGGCATCCTCCAGAGCAACTACAGAACTCAGTACATGGTAGATTGGCTTTGAAACATTTGCAACGACCACTTTTTTGCATCCACACTTCAGTAATTCACTGCACGCCTTAGAGGATTCTGGAAGTACGGTCCGGCTCATCAAGGGACGTCCAGATGCTTACTTGGTAAAGAGCTCTTTTAGAATGATTCAACAGGACATCctaataaacaatagaaattatatataaattCTTTACACAagtataattttaaacaaacGCGCACCGCTTATTTCCATGTACTTCATAAATTAAGCTCTCTAATAGCCCAAGTAGAATAACTATAGGTTCAAGTCCAGCATAGCTTTATGATAGGCTTTggttagttaaaataaaattgataagtGGATTTAATACAAGAAAAGGTTGGGTTAGTTGAAATGGTTCTCGTCTTTTCgctaaactgtttttttttttcgcgttgtCCTTACAGGTGTTTACCTATCACAAATTTAGCCTatcaaacacaaaaacaactaaaaatttgtGTATGATAGGTTCTTACCTCTGTTGGGGGAATGTTTTCAAGCGCCCGCTTCTTTTTTGTGAAGAGTTCTCGTCGAGCAGTGTTCACATCGGTAGCAAGGCTGGTCCTGTCATAAAGTATCACCACAAAGCGCTGAAGGACATCAAATACAGGAGTGTTGATCTCAAGAAGAAGGAAGGGGCTATCGTTCACAAAACGGAAAGCCTCTGTGGCTTCAGGGTACGCTTTCCAGGCCTCCCACgcagatttctttcctttccccaGGAATGCTGACGTAGTGTCGCAACCGGTAAACGCGTGAAATAATGGAAGCGCACGGCATTTCTGCTTGCCCAAATACTCACAAATGGTGTTAACAGAAAGCAGCTGAAAATTCTTTCCCATCCCAAAGGCGACCCAAAAGCTCAATCCAGTCCAAATTGAAGACAACGTGTGGAACGTCGCAATTAGAATAACAAGAACATCTGTGTCAACAGTGCGAACAAAGACACTTCTTCCCCCCTTATCCAAAGCATCTTTAACGTGTACAAGAATCCTCGTGTCTGCTTCTTCATGGTTGCAGCTACGCAATTGGTTTCTGGGGGAACttgagatgacgttttcacCTAAAATAAAAGACGATGCAGTCAGTGTAACTGTTGATCAAGACTTCATGGACATAAAAAAGAAGTTTGAACGGTGTCTATATAATTCTTCCCAAAACGTGGTTAGCATCTTACCTGAAGTTATGTAGATAACTCTGTCAGCTGGAAAGGAAGCTGTTTCAACTTGCTAAGTTAAGAAGTTGAACAGTTCCTTCTTGTTAGAGGAATCTTCGAGAAATGCCTGCCAGTTCTGAGGTAACTTGACATGCCCAGCTACCTTTCGTTTCACGCCTTTTCCTCTCTTCTCACGGGCAGATTCTTTCAGACTTGCCACTCGGTATTCATCCCACACAACGTCAATTCGTTTGGTACTCTTCAAGTGGTTTTCCAGGAAAGGTAAGAACTTGGAATCTGCATATTCAGAAAACGTAGCGACAGATGAAACTGGAAGCGCATGCACAATAGCTGCTCCATCAAAAACTTTGACATCGTAAGATGCTGGTGGTGGAGGTGGCGGTGTTTCTTTGTTGACGCATGAAATCAAATCATACTTTTTCAGGAATCGGAGATTGCCAAACTCTGACAAAGAAGGTGGATACGGCTGATTTTCATGCTTGAAGAACTCTTCAAGATCTCCCTCGCGCTGTTGCCTGGCACTATACAAACGACTGAAGAGGTAACGGTCACTTGTTACTGCTGTCACCTTTAAGGACGCTTTGGAGATTTGCTTCGGCTGCTGGCGCTTGAACAGTGGCaaggtattctttgaaatcgtaTCGTGAATCGATACAGTCCTTTCATCGATGACGCCTTTTACGAATTTCTTGTACTGGCGTAATCCAAGTTCCTGGACGCTATGCACAGTATCCACGACAGAAGAATCTGCGCAATTGCGTGTGTCAAGGACAAGTAATTCAGGGCAGTCATCCTTAAAAGGGtttcccatttctgaaattgtACTTACAAGTTGCTTGACATGACTTTGAAAGGTTTTCTGGGTAGAAAGCCCTTTTTCGTGGTGTTTGTTCttttcatcaacatttgtttcatctttcaactgaCTTTCGAACTCTTGCAACACTCGAGCAGTTTCTGGTCCGGCCACCATCCATCATCTAAATGCGACAGGACTTTCCGTTAATCCTAC
Above is a window of Montipora capricornis isolate CH-2021 chromosome 6, ASM3666992v2, whole genome shotgun sequence DNA encoding:
- the LOC138051061 gene encoding uncharacterized protein, yielding MGLSVLQNGKIPHFIPEEVLTEIVQGPSLSSCIKYLQKGLQKVGILHLMMRLPIFLYLFRPSDGTGLSVKKLIYEEGSNSRKHQKEVYNAFIRYIREVSAERRVMGSVNITLGLILQFVCGTDEEPVLGFAKSPGILFVPIDIAFLPTANTCVNILNLSPVC